A part of Melittangium boletus DSM 14713 genomic DNA contains:
- a CDS encoding bifunctional metallophosphatase/5'-nucleotidase: protein MPPESESKPVSLGTNPWRRASGVLALSLMGALTGCEKSPPPQNAPQVPAQPTTPPATPKTVTLLITGSANGQLLPTLTEGDKQTTGAAELLGWWEAKEKHCPGPVKDGKAPCPDATTLALTIGDAWNGPAISSFLYGESTATVMGRMGFAASALGNHELDFGREQFQKNQQLGGFPFIAANLKVKDAALAKGWELPGFKVFERQGLRVGVVGLTPPKTVFTAMAGRAEGLEILPNEQALSEAVTAAQKAGADTVVVLADECPSALQPLVSQHPEWKVSLVAGGRCSQPMEPTKEGATTYVSLGKGFGKYLRAPYTFDSSKPSGERVKAEDVSIVDVTGGEVAAAANADITQQLTEFKERLDKVLGEEIGFTKKGLPQGSKQLSDWVAGAIQQQLGTDAVVLNRKGFREGLPAGKVTKGSVYSVLPFENSLMVVQLKGADLAAQLANPEAVYAGVTAAGKGKFKDAKGKPLDPKKVYKVATVEYLYFGGDGFEFEKLDSEPGETGMSWQTPVIDWTKAQATTEAKPLDKVVK from the coding sequence ATGCCTCCTGAGTCTGAGTCCAAGCCGGTGTCGCTCGGAACCAACCCGTGGCGCCGCGCTTCCGGTGTCCTCGCCCTGTCCCTCATGGGCGCGCTCACCGGCTGCGAGAAGAGTCCCCCTCCGCAGAACGCCCCCCAGGTGCCCGCCCAACCCACGACGCCGCCGGCCACACCCAAGACGGTGACGCTGCTCATCACCGGCAGCGCCAACGGCCAGTTGCTGCCCACCCTCACCGAGGGTGACAAGCAGACGACGGGCGCCGCGGAGCTGCTCGGCTGGTGGGAGGCCAAGGAGAAGCACTGTCCCGGCCCGGTGAAGGACGGCAAGGCACCGTGTCCGGACGCCACCACCCTGGCGCTCACCATCGGGGATGCGTGGAATGGCCCGGCCATCTCCTCGTTCCTCTACGGCGAGTCCACCGCCACGGTGATGGGGCGCATGGGCTTCGCGGCCTCCGCCCTGGGCAACCACGAGCTGGACTTCGGGCGGGAGCAGTTCCAGAAGAACCAGCAGTTGGGCGGCTTCCCCTTCATCGCGGCCAACCTCAAGGTCAAGGACGCGGCGCTGGCGAAGGGCTGGGAGTTGCCGGGCTTCAAGGTGTTCGAGCGCCAGGGCCTGAGGGTGGGCGTGGTGGGCCTGACGCCGCCGAAGACGGTGTTCACGGCCATGGCCGGCCGCGCGGAGGGGCTGGAGATCCTCCCCAACGAGCAGGCGCTGAGCGAAGCGGTGACCGCGGCCCAGAAGGCCGGAGCGGACACCGTGGTGGTGCTGGCGGATGAGTGCCCGAGCGCGCTGCAACCGCTCGTGTCCCAGCATCCGGAGTGGAAGGTGTCGCTGGTGGCCGGAGGCCGCTGCTCGCAGCCGATGGAGCCGACCAAGGAAGGCGCCACCACCTACGTGTCGCTGGGCAAGGGCTTCGGCAAGTACCTGCGCGCGCCCTACACCTTCGATTCCTCCAAGCCCAGCGGCGAGCGGGTGAAGGCCGAGGACGTGTCGATCGTGGACGTGACGGGAGGCGAGGTCGCCGCGGCGGCCAACGCGGACATCACCCAGCAGCTCACCGAGTTCAAGGAGCGCCTGGACAAGGTGCTGGGCGAGGAGATCGGCTTCACGAAGAAGGGCCTGCCGCAGGGCTCCAAGCAGCTGTCCGACTGGGTGGCGGGCGCCATCCAGCAGCAGCTGGGCACGGACGCGGTGGTGCTCAACCGCAAGGGCTTCCGCGAGGGACTGCCGGCGGGCAAGGTGACCAAGGGCAGCGTGTACTCGGTGCTGCCGTTCGAGAACTCGCTGATGGTGGTGCAGCTCAAGGGCGCGGACCTGGCGGCGCAGCTGGCCAACCCCGAGGCCGTGTACGCGGGCGTCACCGCCGCGGGCAAGGGCAAGTTCAAGGACGCCAAGGGCAAGCCGTTGGATCCGAAGAAGGTCTACAAGGTCGCCACGGTGGAGTACCTGTACTTCGGCGGTGACGGCTTCGAGTTCGAGAAGCTGGACTCCGAGCCGGGCGAGACGGGCATGTCCTGGCAGACGCCGGTCATCGACTGGACCAAGGCCCAGGCCACCACCGAGGCCAAGCCGCTGGACAAGGTCGTCAAGTAG
- a CDS encoding exo-beta-N-acetylmuramidase NamZ family protein encodes MTRVKTGLDVWVEQGFAPLRGKRVGAIVNPTSVDSGFRHLADLLVRAPGVELAALFGPEHGIRGEAQYMVAVDDARDRRTGVPVFSLYGSTFESLSPRPEWLEGLDALVFDIQDVGSRYYTYVYTMALAMKAAAKAKVPFYVLDRPNPLNGVTVEGNLVGERYRSFVGLYPLPNRHGMTAGELARLFNDEQGFGCELTVVPMEGWRREHFWSDTGLPFLPPSPNMPTADTALVYPGMCQGEGTNVSEGRGTCRPFEQFGAPWVDSDALIARLEREALPGVRFRAVGFTPTFDKYRGESCSGAFIHVTDRSAFLPLRTGIAIFQALYELGQGRGFSWREDAYEFVDDVPAFDLLCGTDQVRRGIEAGWPLDRLLEGFEEQSRDFTRRRERHLLYAHGP; translated from the coding sequence ATGACACGGGTGAAGACGGGATTGGATGTGTGGGTGGAGCAGGGCTTCGCGCCTCTCCGGGGCAAGCGGGTGGGCGCCATCGTCAACCCGACGAGCGTGGACTCGGGCTTCCGCCACCTGGCGGACCTGCTGGTGCGCGCGCCCGGGGTGGAACTGGCGGCGCTCTTCGGCCCCGAGCACGGCATTCGCGGCGAGGCCCAGTACATGGTCGCCGTGGACGACGCGCGCGACCGGCGCACGGGCGTGCCCGTGTTCAGCCTCTACGGCTCCACCTTCGAATCGCTCTCGCCGCGTCCCGAGTGGCTCGAGGGCCTGGACGCGCTCGTCTTCGACATTCAAGACGTGGGCAGCCGCTACTACACCTACGTCTACACCATGGCCCTGGCCATGAAGGCCGCGGCGAAGGCGAAGGTGCCCTTCTACGTGCTGGACCGGCCCAACCCCCTCAACGGCGTCACCGTCGAGGGCAACCTCGTGGGCGAGCGCTACCGCTCCTTCGTGGGCCTGTACCCCCTTCCCAACCGCCACGGCATGACGGCGGGGGAGCTGGCCCGGCTCTTCAATGACGAGCAGGGCTTTGGCTGCGAGCTGACGGTGGTGCCCATGGAGGGCTGGCGGCGCGAGCACTTCTGGAGCGACACGGGGCTGCCCTTCCTGCCACCCTCGCCCAACATGCCCACCGCGGACACGGCGCTCGTCTACCCGGGCATGTGCCAGGGCGAGGGCACCAACGTCTCCGAGGGCCGGGGCACCTGCCGCCCCTTCGAGCAGTTCGGCGCGCCGTGGGTGGACTCGGACGCGCTCATCGCCCGCCTGGAGCGCGAGGCCCTGCCCGGGGTGCGCTTCCGGGCGGTGGGATTCACCCCTACCTTCGACAAGTACCGGGGCGAGTCGTGCAGTGGCGCCTTCATCCACGTCACGGACCGGAGCGCCTTCCTGCCGCTGCGCACGGGGATCGCCATCTTCCAGGCCCTGTACGAGCTGGGGCAGGGCCGGGGCTTCTCCTGGCGCGAGGACGCCTACGAGTTCGTGGACGACGTGCCCGCCTTCGATCTGCTGTGCGGTACGGACCAGGTCCGCCGGGGAATCGAGGCGGGCTGGCCCCTGGATCGTTTGCTGGAAGGCTTCGAGGAGCAGTCCCGGGACTTCACCCGGCGCCGGGAGCGCCACCTGCTGTACGCTCACGGCCCGTGA
- a CDS encoding PIN domain-containing protein has product MTTLVLDTNVVLDLLVFDDPAVRPLSGALESGSVIAWADASTLGELKYVLAYPSFALDPEAQATAFERYQRLVRVAEDTPARPLPALPRCRDRADQKFLELAARVGATWLVSKDKRVLSMAGRAGLPFGILASRHLARVLPR; this is encoded by the coding sequence ATGACAACCCTGGTGCTCGACACCAACGTGGTGCTGGATCTGCTCGTCTTCGATGACCCCGCCGTGCGGCCCCTCTCGGGCGCCCTGGAGTCCGGCTCCGTCATCGCCTGGGCCGATGCCTCCACTCTCGGGGAGTTGAAGTACGTGCTCGCCTACCCCTCCTTCGCCTTGGACCCGGAGGCCCAAGCCACGGCCTTCGAGCGCTACCAGCGGCTCGTGCGCGTGGCCGAGGACACTCCGGCACGGCCCCTGCCCGCCCTGCCCCGCTGCCGCGACCGGGCGGATCAGAAGTTCCTCGAACTCGCCGCGCGCGTGGGCGCCACCTGGCTCGTGAGCAAGGACAAGCGGGTGTTGTCCATGGCCGGCCGGGCGGGACTGCCCTTCGGCATCCTCGCCTCCCGGCACCTGGCGCGCGTCCTGCCCCGGTAG
- the nadD gene encoding nicotinate (nicotinamide) nucleotide adenylyltransferase, which produces MSAFVKVALLGGSFNPPHVGHLMAAHYVRATQDVDEVWFMPTFRHPFGKASVPFEHRVRMCDRMCEDASGWMKTSRVESEVGKDGRTVDTLEFLQARHPEHRFSLVIGSDILKDLPHWKDFDRIQKLVRVVVLYRAGYPAEGTVGPPLAEVSSTDIRERLARGDPPTDLVPSKVLVHAREHHLYGL; this is translated from the coding sequence ATGAGCGCCTTCGTGAAGGTCGCGCTCCTGGGCGGCTCCTTCAATCCTCCCCATGTGGGGCACCTGATGGCGGCCCACTACGTGCGCGCCACCCAGGACGTGGACGAGGTGTGGTTCATGCCCACCTTCCGGCACCCCTTTGGCAAGGCGAGCGTTCCCTTCGAGCACCGCGTGCGGATGTGTGATCGGATGTGCGAGGACGCCTCGGGCTGGATGAAGACGTCCCGGGTGGAGAGCGAGGTGGGCAAGGACGGGCGCACGGTGGACACGCTGGAATTCCTCCAGGCGCGGCACCCGGAGCACCGCTTCTCGCTCGTCATCGGCTCGGACATCCTCAAGGATTTGCCGCACTGGAAGGACTTCGACCGCATCCAGAAGCTCGTGCGGGTGGTGGTGCTCTACCGCGCGGGCTACCCCGCCGAGGGCACCGTGGGGCCGCCCCTGGCCGAGGTATCCTCCACGGACATCCGCGAGCGGTTGGCCCGGGGCGATCCCCCCACGGACCTGGTTCCCAGCAAGGTCCTCGTCCATGCCCGGGAGCATCATCTCTACGGGCTCTAA
- a CDS encoding DUF47 domain-containing protein, with product MFEKLMPRSDGVFNAFDAQCAITLEGVRLLHDLMSDYRDVPAKVQALQKVGHQGDSVAHGAIERLHAEFITPFDRTLIHSLLSRIDDVLDFSQAAATRLHYFELPTSLPEATELTRLLVMTTDKVREVVGTLRRIHQPEPILAGCKAIKRLVAQADDTLGAGMGRLFKSGMDHLTVLKWKEVYELIETATDKCREAAHVVEGVVLASA from the coding sequence ATGTTCGAGAAACTGATGCCCAGGTCGGACGGTGTCTTCAATGCCTTCGATGCCCAATGCGCCATCACCCTGGAGGGGGTGAGACTGCTCCATGATCTGATGAGCGATTACCGGGACGTGCCCGCCAAGGTGCAGGCGCTCCAGAAGGTGGGCCATCAGGGGGATTCGGTGGCCCATGGGGCCATCGAGCGGCTGCACGCGGAGTTCATCACCCCCTTTGATCGGACGCTCATCCACTCGTTGCTGTCGCGGATCGACGACGTGCTGGACTTCTCCCAGGCGGCGGCGACGCGGCTGCACTACTTCGAGCTCCCCACGAGCCTGCCCGAGGCCACCGAACTGACCCGCCTGCTCGTGATGACGACGGACAAGGTGCGCGAGGTGGTGGGGACGTTGCGGCGCATCCATCAGCCGGAGCCCATCCTCGCGGGCTGCAAGGCCATCAAGCGGCTGGTGGCGCAGGCGGATGACACCCTGGGGGCGGGGATGGGGCGGCTCTTCAAGAGCGGGATGGATCACCTCACCGTGCTCAAGTGGAAGGAGGTCTACGAGCTCATCGAGACCGCCACGGACAAATGCCGGGAAGCGGCGCACGTCGTCGAGGGCGTGGTGCTGGCCTCGGCCTGA
- a CDS encoding CotH kinase family protein: MTRHFWPGALATLALTLTSACGTSVERPEGWSEASHGKDATPAYDVVFPQNQVLRFDLSLTPADWQTMQDDMTAMLGEFGAGGGIGGGPGGGGGGGPGGGGIPTELTQPCEGKAAGDACTATFMGGTFTSTCGAFMNGAQLVCQPQGGPGGGGGAPGGGGGGDLLPNTPVYVPGTLAFGGKTWPYIGVRMKGNSSLSQTWSSGVGKLPLRLHFDKFEDDHPETLDQRFYGFKKLSLGNGAADASLMRDKVASDIFRESGVPAPRTAFVALYVDHGDGPQYWGLYTLDEDPDNDSLLDSHFGNHKGALYEADGTGARWQAFDEESFELQANEEQGWAPVQEAIAALNADRTDAAAWRAGLEAKLDVRGFLQWLAVNTVLQNWDAYGAMAHNYFLYADPDDGNRLHWITWDHDRSMGEGMGQAASLNQQSADASWPLIRFLMDDPTYAAIYRQYALDAANGLVAPAALQARLQAAHDLIAPYVVGETPEQAGYTFLSTPQAFEDAFSGANGLMSFAAKRQSEVQAALSTP; this comes from the coding sequence ATGACACGACATTTCTGGCCTGGCGCCCTCGCCACCCTCGCCCTCACCCTCACCTCCGCGTGTGGCACCTCGGTGGAGCGGCCCGAGGGCTGGTCCGAGGCATCCCACGGGAAGGACGCGACCCCCGCCTACGACGTCGTCTTCCCCCAGAACCAGGTCCTGCGCTTCGACCTCTCCCTCACCCCGGCCGACTGGCAGACGATGCAGGACGACATGACCGCCATGCTGGGCGAGTTCGGCGCGGGGGGTGGAATCGGTGGAGGCCCGGGAGGAGGTGGAGGGGGCGGGCCCGGCGGAGGGGGAATCCCCACGGAGCTCACGCAGCCCTGCGAGGGCAAGGCGGCCGGTGACGCCTGCACCGCCACCTTCATGGGCGGCACCTTCACCAGCACCTGCGGCGCCTTCATGAATGGCGCGCAGCTCGTGTGTCAGCCGCAGGGAGGACCGGGCGGCGGCGGTGGCGCACCAGGTGGGGGCGGCGGGGGAGATCTGTTGCCCAATACGCCCGTGTATGTCCCCGGCACGCTCGCGTTCGGAGGCAAGACGTGGCCCTACATCGGCGTGCGCATGAAGGGAAACTCCTCACTGTCGCAGACGTGGAGCTCGGGCGTGGGCAAGCTGCCGCTGCGCCTGCACTTCGACAAGTTCGAGGATGACCACCCGGAGACGCTGGATCAGCGCTTCTATGGCTTCAAGAAGCTGTCGCTCGGCAATGGCGCGGCCGACGCGTCCCTCATGCGCGACAAGGTCGCCTCGGACATCTTCCGCGAGTCCGGCGTGCCCGCCCCGCGCACCGCCTTCGTCGCCCTGTACGTGGACCACGGCGACGGCCCTCAATACTGGGGCCTCTACACGCTCGACGAGGATCCGGACAACGACTCGCTGCTCGACAGCCACTTCGGCAACCACAAGGGCGCGCTCTACGAGGCGGACGGCACGGGCGCGCGCTGGCAGGCCTTCGACGAGGAGTCCTTCGAGTTGCAGGCGAACGAGGAGCAGGGCTGGGCACCCGTGCAGGAGGCCATCGCCGCGCTCAACGCGGATCGCACCGACGCGGCGGCGTGGCGCGCGGGCCTCGAGGCGAAGCTGGACGTGCGGGGCTTCCTCCAGTGGCTCGCGGTGAACACCGTGTTGCAGAACTGGGACGCGTACGGCGCCATGGCGCACAACTACTTCCTCTACGCCGACCCCGACGACGGCAACCGCCTGCACTGGATCACCTGGGACCATGACCGCTCCATGGGAGAAGGCATGGGACAGGCCGCGTCCCTCAACCAGCAGAGCGCGGACGCGAGCTGGCCGCTCATCCGCTTCCTGATGGACGATCCCACCTACGCCGCCATCTACAGGCAGTACGCCCTGGACGCGGCCAATGGACTGGTGGCGCCCGCCGCGCTCCAGGCCCGGCTCCAGGCGGCGCATGATCTCATCGCGCCGTACGTGGTGGGCGAGACGCCCGAGCAGGCCGGCTACACCTTCCTGAGCACGCCCCAGGCCTTCGAGGACGCGTTCAGTGGCGCCAACGGCCTCATGAGCTTCGCGGCGAAGCGCCAGTCCGAGGTCCAGGCCGCCCTGAGCACCCCGTAG
- a CDS encoding Carotenogenesis protein CarS, producing the protein MNHDTGLVFLEDVKGAPVRMGEPVRISGSPLDGSLDPRFVGHRGVVVGLVYDEPSTQYPGDPLIQVRVEDLGEDLFFARELERSPEWAWRPLAESPEEELRGTDCSL; encoded by the coding sequence ATGAACCACGACACTGGCCTGGTCTTCCTCGAGGACGTGAAGGGCGCGCCCGTGCGCATGGGCGAGCCGGTGCGCATCTCCGGCTCGCCGTTGGATGGCTCCCTGGATCCGCGTTTCGTGGGCCACCGGGGCGTGGTGGTGGGGCTCGTGTACGACGAGCCGAGCACCCAGTACCCCGGAGATCCCCTCATCCAGGTGCGCGTCGAGGACCTGGGCGAGGACTTGTTCTTCGCCCGGGAACTCGAACGCTCCCCGGAGTGGGCGTGGCGTCCCCTCGCCGAGTCGCCCGAGGAGGAACTCCGGGGAACGGACTGCTCGCTCTGA
- a CDS encoding RNA polymerase sigma factor — protein MERFCDGDHTAFEALFTRHSGGVQGFLSRMVHDGPLAEDLLQTTFLSVVRSRGRYERGTRFSPWLMTIAANAARDALRRRQHREAFAREASVPLPPEDPSLGDPGMRKRLEDALRQLSADQREAILLHKLEGWSFEEIAALRGISVSAARVRAHRGYEKLRHLLEGVGEV, from the coding sequence ATGGAACGCTTCTGCGACGGTGACCACACGGCATTCGAGGCCCTCTTCACCCGGCACTCCGGGGGGGTACAGGGCTTCCTGTCGCGGATGGTGCACGACGGGCCGCTCGCGGAGGATTTGCTGCAGACGACGTTCTTGTCGGTCGTCCGCTCTCGGGGCCGGTACGAGCGGGGGACGCGGTTCTCTCCCTGGCTGATGACGATCGCCGCCAATGCCGCCCGGGACGCCCTGCGCCGCCGCCAGCACCGCGAGGCGTTCGCGCGCGAGGCCTCCGTGCCGCTGCCTCCGGAGGACCCCTCCCTGGGAGACCCCGGCATGCGCAAGCGCCTGGAGGATGCCTTGCGGCAACTGTCCGCGGATCAGCGCGAGGCCATCCTCCTGCACAAGCTCGAGGGCTGGTCCTTCGAGGAGATCGCCGCGTTGCGCGGCATCAGTGTGAGCGCGGCCCGCGTCCGGGCCCACCGGGGATACGAGAAGCTGCGGCACCTGTTGGAAGGGGTGGGGGAGGTCTGA
- a CDS encoding DUF1109 domain-containing protein: protein MGSSLDTLLTREVPAGDTARARALAAARAELARMPQARNWRTEALRVVAAPVLLTLLVTGVLLALDRTSVSVLLDRAPLLLLLWTTSAVCAWGALAPRGRGLQQGALGMALVGATALVFTRGPAHGVTTLPEWVCTASHVGVALLPGVVALAALRSAAFQPARALLAGVSVGTVGAFLGELACSLGPTHVLHYHLPAWAFAAVATLVASRFLPPRSFAP, encoded by the coding sequence ATGGGCTCGTCGCTCGATACGTTGCTCACGCGGGAGGTTCCGGCTGGAGACACCGCCCGGGCGAGGGCCCTGGCCGCGGCGCGCGCGGAACTGGCGCGGATGCCCCAAGCACGGAACTGGCGCACCGAGGCCCTGCGGGTCGTCGCCGCGCCGGTGCTCCTGACATTGCTGGTGACCGGGGTGCTGCTCGCCCTGGACCGTACGTCCGTCTCCGTCCTGCTCGACCGAGCGCCCCTGCTGCTGCTGCTCTGGACCACGAGCGCCGTCTGTGCCTGGGGCGCGCTCGCTCCCCGGGGGCGAGGGCTCCAGCAAGGAGCATTGGGCATGGCGCTGGTGGGGGCCACGGCGCTCGTGTTCACCCGGGGCCCGGCCCACGGCGTCACCACGCTCCCGGAGTGGGTCTGCACGGCCAGTCATGTGGGCGTGGCGCTGCTGCCTGGGGTGGTGGCACTCGCCGCCTTGCGGAGCGCCGCCTTCCAACCCGCGAGGGCCCTGCTGGCCGGAGTGTCCGTGGGGACCGTGGGCGCCTTCCTGGGCGAGCTCGCGTGTTCCCTGGGGCCCACCCACGTCCTTCACTACCACCTGCCAGCCTGGGCGTTCGCCGCCGTCGCGACGCTCGTGGCTTCCCGCTTCCTCCCACCCCGGTCCTTCGCCCCATGA